A window of Paenibacillus sp. 19GGS1-52 contains these coding sequences:
- a CDS encoding DUF1573 domain-containing protein → MSAPSLQAFQDQVSELLLRHRSLLDVLSKNGQSSASVNRAVVKAITECGCIQLHATKQVFEPGAGLEYAKELAGTHVEGQLCENCREVIGSELGRELFYMSALCNLLDINMDEVVVKESQKCATLGLFNLS, encoded by the coding sequence ATGAGCGCACCAAGTTTACAGGCCTTTCAGGATCAAGTCTCCGAACTGCTGCTCCGTCACCGTAGTCTTCTGGATGTGCTGTCCAAGAATGGACAGAGTAGCGCATCTGTTAATCGTGCCGTCGTCAAAGCAATTACTGAATGTGGTTGTATTCAGCTTCATGCAACAAAGCAAGTTTTCGAACCCGGTGCAGGTCTCGAATATGCTAAGGAACTTGCAGGAACTCATGTAGAGGGCCAGCTATGCGAGAACTGCCGCGAGGTAATCGGCTCTGAACTAGGTCGTGAACTGTTCTATATGTCCGCACTCTGCAACCTGCTTGACATTAACATGGACGAGGTCGTAGTCAAAGAGTCACAGAAATGCGCTACACTCGGTTTGTTTAACTTATCCTAG
- the disA gene encoding DNA integrity scanning diadenylate cyclase DisA: MKEHNQLEKMNDLLRMAAPGTPFRDGLENVLRAKTGALIVVGYSPEVMEVVDGGFSINCDFSPNYLYELAKMDGAIILSEDLKRILYANTQLIPNSSISSIETGIRHRTAERVAKQTGKLVVSISQRRNIITLYQGNIRYALKEIGAILAKANQAIQMLEKYKSVLNQGLTNLSASEYEGIVTVAEVVGVIQRVEMVLRIKMEIKRYINELGNEGRLISMQMEELVGNTEEEAWLLYRDYAREEDEDKIRDIIAGLKRTSDDDLMDDNHIARLLGFSATAIVSEEVVTPRGYRLLNKIPRLPNVIIHNLVERFEILPNLMRATIAELDEVDGIGEVRARNIQDGLKRLQKQVLIDRQM; encoded by the coding sequence ATGAAGGAACATAATCAATTAGAGAAAATGAATGATCTGCTCAGGATGGCCGCACCCGGAACACCTTTCCGTGATGGATTAGAGAATGTGCTACGCGCTAAGACGGGAGCGTTAATCGTTGTCGGATATAGTCCTGAGGTGATGGAAGTTGTCGATGGCGGATTCTCCATTAACTGTGATTTTTCACCCAATTATTTATATGAGCTAGCTAAGATGGACGGTGCGATTATTCTGAGTGAAGACTTAAAACGGATATTGTATGCCAATACGCAGCTTATTCCGAATTCCTCTATCTCATCGATTGAGACAGGTATTCGCCATCGTACGGCAGAGCGCGTTGCTAAGCAGACTGGGAAGTTGGTTGTTTCTATTTCTCAGCGCCGCAATATTATCACCTTATATCAAGGGAACATCCGGTATGCTTTGAAGGAAATTGGTGCTATTCTGGCTAAGGCTAATCAGGCGATACAAATGCTTGAGAAATACAAATCAGTACTTAATCAGGGTTTGACCAATCTCTCTGCTTCCGAATATGAGGGGATTGTAACTGTAGCTGAAGTGGTCGGAGTTATCCAACGTGTGGAAATGGTGCTGCGCATCAAGATGGAAATTAAACGATATATTAATGAATTGGGCAATGAAGGGCGCCTAATCAGCATGCAAATGGAAGAACTGGTCGGAAATACAGAGGAAGAAGCATGGCTTTTATACAGAGACTATGCAAGGGAAGAAGACGAAGACAAAATTCGCGATATTATTGCGGGGCTTAAACGGACGAGTGATGACGATCTGATGGATGATAATCATATTGCCCGTCTGCTGGGATTTTCCGCTACAGCCATTGTTTCCGAAGAAGTGGTAACACCGCGCGGCTATCGCCTGCTTAACAAAATTCCGCGGCTGCCGAATGTTATTATTCATAATCTTGTGGAGCGCTTTGAAATATTGCCTAATCTAATGCGGGCGACTATAGCTGAATTGGATGAGGTGGACGGAATCGGTGAAGTACGGGCACGCAATATCCAGGACGGACTTAAACGTCTGCAGAAGCAAGTTCTTATTGACAGACAAATGTAA
- the pssA gene encoding CDP-diacylglycerol--serine O-phosphatidyltransferase gives MIQKSIPSLFTIGNLMLGMFGIMMAFDGKLNMAAIMVIIAMLLDGLDGRVARALKCESEFGKELDSLSDVVSFGVAPALIMYVTSLHDLNSALGMTVTAIFPVFGALRLARFNVRPGIPGYFVGLPIPAAGGVLATLALFHKDVSAPFMIIATLLLSYLMVSTVKYPNFKKIGLPKKAVIGAPVVIVVAVALAVVFPEQIAKLIFALLALYALYGFKQNIDRLTARRRHRRRRRSEEKIYHSKNG, from the coding sequence ATGATACAAAAATCAATTCCAAGTCTGTTTACAATAGGTAACCTGATGCTTGGAATGTTTGGTATCATGATGGCGTTTGATGGAAAGCTTAACATGGCCGCCATCATGGTTATTATTGCGATGCTGTTAGACGGGCTTGATGGTCGGGTGGCGCGTGCCCTTAAATGTGAGAGTGAATTTGGCAAAGAACTGGACTCGTTGTCGGATGTCGTTTCTTTTGGAGTAGCGCCAGCACTAATTATGTACGTTACAAGCCTTCATGATTTAAATTCTGCACTGGGAATGACCGTTACTGCAATTTTCCCTGTGTTTGGAGCACTTCGCCTAGCCCGTTTCAATGTTCGCCCAGGAATTCCTGGTTATTTCGTTGGACTGCCAATCCCTGCAGCTGGTGGTGTTTTGGCCACATTGGCTCTTTTTCATAAAGATGTTTCTGCACCTTTTATGATTATTGCTACATTGCTCTTGTCTTATCTAATGGTCAGCACCGTTAAATATCCTAATTTCAAAAAAATTGGTTTGCCCAAGAAAGCAGTTATAGGAGCGCCGGTTGTTATTGTAGTTGCCGTAGCTTTAGCCGTTGTATTTCCTGAACAGATTGCTAAACTAATCTTTGCTCTGCTGGCGCTTTATGCTTTATATGGCTTTAAGCAAAATATTGACCGACTCACTGCCAGACGCCGTCATCGTCGCAGAAGACGTTCCGAGGAGAAAATTTATCACTCCAAGAACGGATAA
- a CDS encoding PIN/TRAM domain-containing protein, whose translation MWRKIILGFALICGAWSGYSLYFAAERGFPIGMGKLGDNLPVEGSILFAVLGAIIFLFAGTLCAEWASAKLREVVLFCSRIPMNELAAGAAGLTGGLLLSLLLYPTMSWMGKAGQLLQVAVTIALGYTGLRISLEKKAELASLWTSGRFGQTAEPEGRGLEEHKILDTSVIIDGRIADICKTGFIEGTIVIPEFVLEELQHIADSSDLLKRNRGRRGLDILNKIQKELDVKVLIYEGDFEEISEVDSKLVKLAKVLHGKVVTNDFNLNKVCELQGVSVLNINDLANAVKPVVLPGEEIIVQVIKDGKEHGQGVAYLDDGTMIVVEGGREYIGSTMEVLVTSVLQTSAGRMIFAKPKLLEKAQ comes from the coding sequence ATGTGGAGAAAAATAATTTTGGGCTTTGCTTTAATTTGTGGAGCCTGGTCAGGTTATTCGTTATACTTTGCGGCTGAAAGAGGATTTCCTATAGGAATGGGGAAATTAGGAGATAACTTACCCGTGGAAGGAAGCATTTTGTTTGCGGTACTGGGAGCCATTATTTTTTTGTTTGCGGGAACTTTATGCGCGGAATGGGCAAGTGCGAAACTGCGTGAGGTGGTCTTGTTCTGTTCACGTATACCGATGAATGAATTGGCTGCAGGTGCTGCTGGGCTTACAGGTGGGCTGTTACTGTCTCTATTGCTATATCCAACCATGAGTTGGATGGGGAAGGCAGGACAGCTGCTGCAGGTAGCTGTTACGATAGCCTTAGGTTATACGGGACTACGGATTAGTTTGGAGAAGAAAGCGGAGCTGGCTTCACTGTGGACTTCCGGGCGCTTTGGGCAAACCGCAGAACCGGAAGGGCGTGGGCTGGAGGAGCATAAGATTCTCGATACGAGCGTCATCATTGACGGACGGATTGCTGATATTTGCAAGACCGGTTTTATTGAAGGAACTATTGTTATTCCAGAGTTTGTTTTGGAGGAACTCCAGCATATTGCAGATTCTTCAGATTTGCTGAAGAGAAATCGGGGGCGGCGTGGACTTGATATTCTCAACAAAATCCAGAAAGAGCTGGATGTGAAGGTATTGATCTACGAAGGAGATTTCGAGGAAATCTCCGAGGTAGATAGTAAACTAGTCAAGCTGGCCAAAGTTCTGCATGGTAAAGTCGTTACCAATGATTTTAATTTGAATAAGGTATGCGAGCTGCAGGGTGTGTCAGTACTAAATATTAACGATTTGGCAAATGCGGTTAAGCCGGTTGTACTGCCTGGAGAAGAGATCATTGTTCAGGTTATTAAGGATGGTAAGGAACATGGACAAGGTGTCGCTTATCTCGATGATGGAACAATGATTGTTGTAGAGGGTGGACGCGAATATATCGGCTCAACGATGGAAGTTCTGGTAACAAGTGTTCTGCAGACATCAGCTGGACGGATGATATTTGCCAAACCGAAGCTCTTGGAAAAAGCACAATAA
- the ispD gene encoding 2-C-methyl-D-erythritol 4-phosphate cytidylyltransferase gives MSNSVGVVIVAAGKGTRMGTTESKQYLLLQGKPILVHTLEVFQQHELISEIVLVTGEEDLERCWEWIQVYKLGKVKAIVPGGTERQHSVYSGLIKLNTQWVMVHDGVRPFVQPSEILACYERAKEIGAAVLAVPVKDTIKQVDVGGKVLSTPDRRSLWAIQTPQTFRLSDLLVAYEAAERDGILGTDDSSLAERAGIPVSVVEGSYRNIKITTPDDLDFAEFTVRNRGERQS, from the coding sequence ATGTCAAACAGTGTGGGCGTCGTCATAGTGGCGGCAGGCAAAGGGACAAGAATGGGAACCACGGAGAGCAAGCAATATTTGCTGCTGCAAGGCAAACCGATTCTCGTTCATACGCTAGAGGTATTTCAGCAGCACGAACTTATCTCTGAAATCGTGCTGGTAACCGGCGAAGAGGATTTAGAGCGTTGCTGGGAATGGATACAGGTCTACAAGCTCGGCAAAGTGAAGGCTATTGTTCCTGGGGGTACTGAGCGCCAGCATTCAGTGTACAGTGGACTGATCAAACTGAACACACAGTGGGTAATGGTACATGACGGTGTCCGTCCGTTCGTACAGCCCAGTGAAATCTTGGCCTGTTATGAACGGGCCAAGGAGATCGGAGCAGCGGTGCTTGCTGTACCCGTTAAGGATACGATCAAGCAGGTAGACGTTGGAGGCAAGGTACTGTCTACGCCGGATCGGCGAAGTCTGTGGGCGATTCAAACCCCGCAGACTTTTCGTCTTTCTGATCTGCTTGTTGCTTATGAAGCGGCGGAGAGGGATGGTATTCTCGGAACTGACGATTCCAGTTTAGCTGAGCGAGCGGGTATTCCAGTTTCAGTGGTTGAGGGAAGCTACAGGAATATTAAGATTACGACACCGGACGATCTGGATTTTGCGGAATTCACAGTAAGAAACAGGGGAGAGAGACAATCATGA
- the radA gene encoding DNA repair protein RadA, with product MAKAKTKFNCIECGYESPKWFGKCPSCQAWNSMVEETESVVKTQGMSSPIFHSKEKAQSIISIESDKEPRILTGIGELNRVLGGGIVPGSLVLVGGDPGIGKSTLLLQTSHALTKQGLRVLYISGEESVRQTKLRADRLGALSAELYVLCETNMESIEEAIEQIQPQFLVIDSIQTVYMPEVASAPGSVTQVRECTTRFMRIAKIRGIATVLVGHVTKEGAIAGPRMLEHMVDCVLYFEGERHHTYRLLRAVKNRFGSTNEIGIFEMGEVGLTEVENPSELFLSERPLGVAGSTVVASMEGTRPVLVEIQALIAATHFPSPRRMCTGLDHQRMALIIAVLEKRMGMFLQNQDAYLNVAGGVKLDEPAIDLAVAISIASSFRDISTKPYDVFFGEVGLTGEVRGVSRAEMRVKEAAKLGFRRVIMPEKSMKGWKHPQDIQIIGVSTVADALAVALD from the coding sequence ATGGCTAAAGCAAAAACCAAATTTAACTGTATCGAATGTGGATACGAATCACCGAAATGGTTCGGTAAATGTCCGAGCTGCCAGGCTTGGAACTCCATGGTAGAGGAAACGGAAAGCGTAGTCAAAACACAGGGTATGAGTTCCCCTATTTTTCATAGTAAAGAAAAGGCACAATCCATCATAAGTATAGAAAGTGACAAAGAGCCGCGCATACTGACAGGCATCGGTGAACTTAATCGTGTTCTTGGCGGAGGTATCGTTCCCGGTTCGCTGGTGCTGGTAGGGGGAGACCCCGGTATTGGTAAATCCACATTACTGCTGCAGACCTCACATGCTCTGACGAAACAGGGATTACGTGTGCTATATATATCCGGGGAAGAATCGGTGAGGCAGACGAAGTTGCGCGCAGATCGCCTCGGTGCGTTGTCAGCAGAGCTATATGTACTTTGTGAGACGAATATGGAAAGTATCGAGGAAGCTATTGAACAAATTCAGCCCCAATTTCTCGTTATTGATTCCATTCAAACTGTTTATATGCCGGAGGTAGCAAGTGCACCCGGCAGTGTGACACAAGTACGGGAATGTACGACAAGATTTATGCGGATCGCCAAAATTCGCGGAATCGCTACTGTATTGGTAGGGCATGTCACCAAGGAAGGGGCTATCGCAGGACCACGGATGCTTGAGCATATGGTAGATTGTGTACTTTATTTTGAAGGAGAGCGGCATCATACGTACAGGCTACTGCGGGCTGTAAAGAATCGTTTTGGTTCCACCAATGAAATCGGCATCTTTGAAATGGGTGAAGTTGGGCTAACCGAGGTGGAAAATCCTTCAGAGCTCTTTTTGTCAGAGCGCCCTCTTGGTGTAGCTGGATCTACGGTCGTAGCAAGTATGGAGGGTACACGACCGGTTCTTGTAGAAATACAGGCGCTTATCGCTGCTACTCATTTCCCTTCTCCGCGGCGGATGTGCACAGGACTCGATCATCAGCGCATGGCGCTTATCATTGCTGTTCTTGAGAAACGGATGGGTATGTTCCTGCAGAATCAGGATGCATACCTGAATGTAGCTGGCGGAGTTAAGCTTGATGAACCGGCAATTGATCTAGCAGTTGCCATCAGCATTGCTTCCAGCTTTCGTGATATTTCAACAAAGCCTTATGATGTTTTCTTCGGTGAGGTAGGGCTTACCGGTGAAGTGAGGGGTGTTTCTCGCGCAGAGATGCGTGTCAAAGAGGCCGCAAAGCTGGGCTTCCGTCGAGTAATTATGCCTGAGAAGAGCATGAAGGGCTGGAAGCACCCACAGGATATCCAGATTATTGGCGTCAGCACCGTAGCAGATGCACTTGCGGTCGCGTTAGATTAG